The nucleotide sequence GAAACTCCTCAGTATGACGAAGTGATCTCCTTTTACGAACAACTTGCAGACGGCCACACCGCTGTCGCTATGTATGAAATGGGTAAGACCGATAGCGGCCACCCGCTCCATCTGGTCACCTTTAATCCTAACCGCTCCTTCGAATCTGAATTTTCCGGCAACGAACGAAAAAGTGTACTCCTTATTAATAATGGAATTCATCCCGGCGAAAGTGACGGTATAGATGCTTCCATGATGCTTATTCGCGATCTGGCCGAAGGAAAAATAACAGCTCCGGAGAATATGATCATTGCGGTTATCCCGGTCTATAATATAGGTGGCGCCCTCAATAGAAACAGCAGCACACGAACCAACCAGAATGGTCCAAAGGAATACGGCTTCAGGGGGAATGCACGTAATTATGACCTAAACAGAGATTTTATAAAGGCCGATACCCGAAACGCCCTGGCATTTATAGATATCTTTCAGACCGTAAACCCCGATTTCTTCATTGATTCTCATGTGAGCAATGGCGCAGACTATCAGTATACCTTAACGCACCTGTTTACGCAACACAATAAACTGGGAGGTGAGCTGGGAGGCTACCTGCAGCTAACCTTTATGCCCCGACTTGAGGATTCCTTGCAAAAACGATCCTGGGAGATCACTCCTTACGTAAACGTTTTTAACAGAACTCCCGAAAGTGGTTTTTCTCAATTCCTGGACGGTCCGCGATATTCTACAGGCTATACCACCTTATTTAATACTCTTGGAATGATGATTGAAACCCATATGCTTAAACCCTACAAACAACGTGTGGAAGGAACCTATGCTTTATTAAAGGAATTTATAGATATAGCAGATGCAGAAGCGGAGGTGGTAAAACAATTACGTAAAGTAACTACCGAACAATATAAAACAGCTACATCTTACCCCATACGTTGGGAAATAGACAGTAGCCGAACAACCACCCTCGATTTTAAAGGCTATGAAGGGAACATGGTGACAAGCGAGCTTACCGGAGCGCAACGATTAAAATACGATAGAAACAAACCCTTCTCCAAAGAAGTGACCTATTACGATCACTTTAAACCGGTGGATTCTGTCACCATACCCGACTATTATATCATTCCGGCAGGTTATCACAACGTGGTGAATTTACTTCGGGCAAATGGAATAAAATGCGATATGGTGAATACCGACACAACAGTTACTGCGCAGGTCTATTATATTGAGGATTTCAAGACCACCGGAAATCCTTATGAGGGGCATTACCTTCATTACAGCACTCAAGTAACTCCCAAAATGGAGCAACTGGAAGTTAGGAAGGGTGACTATAAGGTATCAACAGATCAAAACGGAATACGATATATCTTAGAGACTCTGGAACCTGCTGCCCCCGATTCCTACTTTAACTGGAATTATTTTGATGCCATATTGCAACAAAAAGAAGGCTTTTCTCCTTATGTCTGGGAAGATATGGCCATTGAATTTTTAGCGTCCGATCCCCAGCTCAGAGCCGAATTTGAAAACAAAAAAGCATCGGACCCTGCTTTTTCAGGAAATTGGTACGCACAATTGGATTGGATTCACAAAAAATCTCCCAATTACGAGAGATCACACCTTCGTTATCCTGTCGTTAGGGTGGGTGGTTAAATATTCCTTCGGAAAGAGTAGTTTTATATTCTCGTAAGAATTCTGAAGGGCCTTCTGTGACTTTTCGAAATTCTTCCACTTTACTTTTTTAATTCCTTCACTGGGTTCGGGAATTAATGGCCCATTATAATTGGAAT is from Constantimarinum furrinae and encodes:
- a CDS encoding M14 family metallopeptidase, producing MTTLFEESGGTETPQYDEVISFYEQLADGHTAVAMYEMGKTDSGHPLHLVTFNPNRSFESEFSGNERKSVLLINNGIHPGESDGIDASMMLIRDLAEGKITAPENMIIAVIPVYNIGGALNRNSSTRTNQNGPKEYGFRGNARNYDLNRDFIKADTRNALAFIDIFQTVNPDFFIDSHVSNGADYQYTLTHLFTQHNKLGGELGGYLQLTFMPRLEDSLQKRSWEITPYVNVFNRTPESGFSQFLDGPRYSTGYTTLFNTLGMMIETHMLKPYKQRVEGTYALLKEFIDIADAEAEVVKQLRKVTTEQYKTATSYPIRWEIDSSRTTTLDFKGYEGNMVTSELTGAQRLKYDRNKPFSKEVTYYDHFKPVDSVTIPDYYIIPAGYHNVVNLLRANGIKCDMVNTDTTVTAQVYYIEDFKTTGNPYEGHYLHYSTQVTPKMEQLEVRKGDYKVSTDQNGIRYILETLEPAAPDSYFNWNYFDAILQQKEGFSPYVWEDMAIEFLASDPQLRAEFENKKASDPAFSGNWYAQLDWIHKKSPNYERSHLRYPVVRVGG